In one Bufo gargarizans isolate SCDJY-AF-19 chromosome 11, ASM1485885v1, whole genome shotgun sequence genomic region, the following are encoded:
- the LOC122921434 gene encoding olfactory receptor 2G3-like: protein MPQHKLKFMEHSNQSTPARFILLGLSNVPPLQFICFFAFFLIYTITILGNILLITVVVMTPSLHTPMYFFLSNLSVIDITFSCTIVPKILVNTLSTDKSISFVECAIQMYIHLVLGATESILLAAMAYDRFVAICRPLHYTTIMNYRFCACLVAISWVTVVILYYGTIMFIYLRPYSTYFKNADKIVSLLYTTVTPMLNPFIYSMRNKDFKGSINNLNKQLTLQSL, encoded by the exons ATGCCTCA GCACAAGCTAAAATTTATGGAGCATTCAAATCAATCAACTCCAGCCCGCTTCATTCTTCTTGGTTTATCAAATGTCCCACCCCTCCAATTTATCTGTTTCTTTGCGTTTTTTCTGATTTATACAATCACAATATTAGGAAACATTCTACTTATCACTGTGGTCGTGATGACCCCTTCTTTACACACTCCAATGTACTTCTTTCTCAGTAACCTTTCTGTCATTGACATTACCTTCTCCTGTACAATAGTCCCAAAAATCCTGGTGAACACCCTGTCCACAGACAAAAGCATCTCCTTTGTTGAATGTGCCATTCAGATGTATATCCATTTGGTCCTAGGAGCAACAGAGAGCATTTTACTTGCTGCCATGGCTTACGACAGATTTGTGGCCATCTGTAGGCCATTACATTATACGACCATCATGAATTATAGGTTTTGCGCTTGCCTAGTTGCCATATCATGGG TCACTGTTGTAATCCTCTACTATGGGACCATTATGTTCATATATCTGCGACCCTACTCTACCTACTTTAAAAATGCAGATAAGATTGTTTCTCTTCTCTACACTACAGTGACCCCGATGTTGAATCCCTTCATCTACAGTATGAGGAACAAGGACTTCAAAGGCTCCATAAACAATCTGAATAAACAGCTCACTTTACAAAGCCTTTAA
- the LOC122921435 gene encoding olfactory receptor 5V1-like: MEHINQTALIRFILLGLSDIPHLQLVYFLGFFVMYTITLSANILLIFVVMITPKLHTPMYFFLTNLSVIDISFSCTAVPKILMNTLSTDKSISFLECAVQMYVHMVLGAAESILLAVMAYDRFVAICRPLHYKSIMNIRFCIYLVAMSWSVGFINSFILVLPTLNLPFCGSNHVNHFFCEIPPFLLMSCADTRLNEIIIYISAAIIVMSAFFLTLISYVHIVMTILKIHSIKRRYRLFSTCASHLLVVTLYYGTIMFMYVRPHSTNYRTMDKIISLLYTTVTPMLNPFIYSMRNKDVIGSMNSLHKHVCFGH, translated from the coding sequence ATGGAACATATAAACCAAACTGCTTTAATCCGCTTCATCCTACTTGGTTTGTCTGATATCCCACATCTACAACTGGTCTACTTTTTGGGCTTTTTTGTGATGTATACTATTACATTATCTGCAAACATTCTATTAATTTTTGTGGTGATGATAACCCCAAAATTACACACTCCCATGTACTTCTTCCTTACTAATCTCTCTGTTATTGACATTAGCTTCTCATGCACTGCAGTTCCAAAAATACTCATGAACACCCTATCTACGGACAAAAGTATCTCCTTCCTTGAATGTGCTGTCCAGATGTATGTCCATATGGTCCTAGGAGCAGCAGAGAGCATTTTACTTGCTGTGATGGCTTACGACAGATTTGTGGCCATCTGTAGGCCATTGCACTATAAATCCATCATGAATATTAGgttttgtatttatttagttGCCATGTCATGGAGTGTTGGCTTCATCAACTCTTTCATTCTTGTGCTCCCCACCTTGAACCTTCCATTCTGTGGATCCAACCATGTCAATCATTTCTTCTGTGAGATACCTCCATTCCTCCTAATGTCTTGCGCAGACACCAGACTTAACgagattataatatatatttcggCCGCCATCATTGTTATGTCTGCCTTCTTTCTGACTCTGATTTCATATGTCCATATTGTAATGACTATCTTGAAAATCCACTCTATAAAGAGAAGGTATAGGTTGTTCTCCACATGCGCCTCCCACCTCCTTGTCGTAACTCTCTACTATGGGACCATTATGTTCATGTATGTAAGACCACACTCCACAAACTATCGTACCATGGATAAGATTATTTCTCTTCTTTACACTACAGTGACCCCAATGTTGAACCCATTCATCTACAGTATGAGGAACAAGGATGTCATAGGCTCCATGAACAGTTTGCATAAACACGTTTGTTTTGGGCATTGA